One window from the genome of Enterobacteriaceae bacterium Kacie_13 encodes:
- the dapA gene encoding 4-hydroxy-tetrahydrodipicolinate synthase: MSSFSGIWVPLVTPFRQGEIDFSALKSLCTRMLKRGVDGVVVCGTTGEAPMLTKEEQLQVLDAVLEIVPGNQVIMGLSGTHMPVIREMQDAISRRPVAGFLVPAPYYIRPSQPALVAWFTEIADNASVPVMLYNIPYRTGVQMELDTLRQLAKHPRITAIKDCGGSIDLTLSLIADGELDVLCGEDVQIFSTLSLGGAGAIAASSHIFPEEFVALIKQFKGGDLIAARKTFFGLLPMIRLMFSAPNPAAIKFALSLDGLMANELRSPMLPAPENVETAIRDYLNQHSR; encoded by the coding sequence GTTTTCAGGTATCTGGGTTCCACTGGTCACCCCCTTCCGTCAGGGCGAGATCGACTTTTCTGCACTGAAATCCTTGTGCACCCGGATGCTCAAACGGGGCGTCGACGGCGTTGTCGTCTGCGGTACCACCGGTGAAGCACCGATGCTAACCAAAGAAGAACAATTGCAGGTGCTGGATGCGGTACTGGAAATCGTACCGGGAAATCAGGTGATCATGGGGCTGTCCGGCACCCATATGCCGGTGATCCGCGAGATGCAGGACGCGATTTCCCGCCGTCCGGTCGCCGGTTTTCTGGTGCCTGCACCGTATTACATTCGCCCTTCCCAGCCAGCGCTGGTAGCCTGGTTCACTGAAATTGCCGATAACGCCTCCGTACCGGTGATGCTCTACAATATTCCCTACCGCACCGGCGTACAGATGGAACTCGATACCCTGCGTCAGTTGGCAAAGCACCCGCGCATTACGGCCATCAAAGATTGCGGCGGCAGTATTGATCTGACGCTGTCGCTGATTGCTGACGGTGAGCTGGATGTCCTGTGTGGTGAGGATGTGCAGATTTTCTCCACGCTCAGTCTGGGCGGTGCGGGCGCGATTGCTGCCTCTTCGCATATCTTCCCGGAAGAATTTGTGGCACTTATCAAACAGTTTAAAGGAGGCGACCTCATCGCCGCCCGCAAAACCTTCTTCGGTCTGCTGCCGATGATCCGCCTTATGTTCTCCGCCCCCAATCCGGCCGCCATTAAGTTTGCCCTGTCGCTGGACGGGCTGATGGCAAACGAACTTCGTTCGCCGATGTTACCTGCGCCGGAAAATGTCGAAACGGCGATCCGCGACTATCTTAATCAGCACTCCCGATAA
- the gstA gene encoding glutathione transferase GstA: MKLYYKPGACSLSPHIILREADLDFSIEKVDLATKKTETGDDFLTVNPKGQIPTLLLNDGSILTEGVAIVQYIADQKPDRQLMPEPGTPARYHALEWLNYVATELHKGFSPLFNPKTPEEFKAVTREALSKKFAYVNESLKGNHFLLGARFCVADAYLFTVMGWAKALKFDLSALTDLNAYLDRVATRPAVDAALTAEGLK; the protein is encoded by the coding sequence ATGAAACTGTACTATAAGCCCGGTGCCTGTTCCCTTTCCCCACATATTATTCTTCGCGAAGCCGATCTGGATTTCAGCATCGAGAAAGTGGATTTAGCCACCAAAAAAACCGAGACCGGTGACGATTTTCTGACAGTCAATCCAAAAGGTCAGATCCCGACGCTGTTGCTCAACGACGGCAGCATCCTGACCGAAGGTGTAGCGATTGTGCAATACATCGCCGATCAAAAACCTGACCGCCAGCTGATGCCGGAACCAGGCACACCAGCACGCTATCACGCGCTGGAATGGCTGAACTACGTTGCCACCGAGCTGCATAAAGGCTTCTCTCCGCTTTTCAATCCGAAGACGCCGGAAGAGTTCAAAGCCGTAACTCGTGAAGCACTGAGCAAAAAATTTGCGTACGTGAACGAATCTCTGAAAGGGAATCACTTCCTGCTGGGCGCACGTTTTTGCGTGGCAGATGCGTACCTGTTTACCGTAATGGGCTGGGCGAAGGCACTGAAATTCGATCTGAGCGCGCTGACAGATTTGAACGCATATTTGGATCGCGTGGCCACACGTCCGGCAGTAGATGCAGCCCTGACGGCTGAAGGCCTGAAATAA
- the pdxY gene encoding pyridoxal kinase PdxY has product MKSILSIQSHTVFGHAGNSAAEFPMRRMGANVWPLNTVQFSNHTQYGHWTGCVMPANHLTEIAQGIGDIDRLKDCDAVLSGYIGSPEQGQSILEIVRRVKAANPDAWYFCDPVMGHPEKGCIVAPGVAEFHCNQALISCDIIAPNLLELELLSGHAVASVEEAVSTARELIAKGPKIVLVKHLSRAGYHSDRFEMLLVTAEEAWHIDRPLVDFGVRQPVGVGDLTSGLLLVNLLKGEALDKALEHVTAAVYEVMLATHAMGEYELQIVAAQDNMVKPQHHFPAIKL; this is encoded by the coding sequence ATGAAAAGCATTCTTTCGATCCAGTCACACACCGTTTTCGGTCACGCCGGTAACAGCGCGGCAGAATTTCCTATGCGTCGCATGGGCGCAAACGTTTGGCCTTTGAATACGGTGCAGTTTTCAAACCATACGCAGTACGGTCACTGGACCGGTTGCGTAATGCCAGCCAACCATTTGACTGAAATCGCACAGGGCATCGGTGATATTGACCGCCTGAAAGATTGCGACGCAGTGTTGAGTGGTTATATCGGTTCGCCTGAGCAAGGCCAGAGTATTCTGGAGATAGTGAGGAGGGTGAAAGCGGCGAATCCGGATGCCTGGTATTTTTGCGATCCTGTGATGGGCCATCCTGAAAAAGGCTGTATCGTCGCGCCGGGCGTCGCTGAGTTCCACTGCAATCAGGCATTAATCAGCTGCGACATCATTGCGCCCAATCTGCTGGAGCTGGAATTACTCAGCGGCCATGCGGTGGCCAGCGTCGAAGAGGCGGTATCCACCGCGCGTGAACTCATCGCCAAAGGTCCTAAAATCGTGCTGGTGAAACACCTGAGCCGCGCCGGCTATCACAGTGACCGTTTTGAAATGTTGCTGGTGACGGCAGAAGAAGCCTGGCATATCGATCGTCCGCTGGTAGATTTCGGCGTGCGTCAGCCGGTGGGTGTGGGTGACCTGACCAGCGGTTTGCTGCTGGTGAACTTGCTTAAAGGTGAAGCGCTGGATAAAGCTCTGGAGCATGTGACGGCTGCGGTGTACGAAGTGATGCTGGCGACGCACGCTATGGGCGAGTACGAACTGCAAATCGTTGCTGCACAGGACAACATGGTCAAACCACAACATCATTTCCCGGCCATTAAGCTGTAA